A genomic segment from Polyangium mundeleinium encodes:
- a CDS encoding MopE-related protein: MKNLRASFLKALLPLGALLAIAPFGGCIDSVIIGGNGACNADSDCAPGQFCVNGACILQNDGPQPEVCNGVDDDLDGQIDATPNGPVVCADGSICVNGMCGGQAQCNENMPCPPNAYCDANGMCQLVCDCPPDHFCDMFGMCVPDPVCSALPEQCDGIDNDCDGQVDNPTPGAILCPNGGACMAGACVVVHCMTDAECPPGQLCNPMAGVCLPGGCVPAPETCNGLDDDCNGIPDNNAFCADGSACVNGQCGGMCSPTPELCDGYDNDCDGQIDEPTPGTLLCPMGGTCVNGMCTFQGCMADADCPAGHLCDPATGTCVNPNGCVPQPEACNGVDDNCNGSIDENTICADGTLCVNGQCGGMCMPTPEYCNNLDDDCDGLVDDPTPGGLSLCPNGGTCIMGSCVVQPCQINADCPLGQICTPNGVCLPGGCVPANETCDGIDNDCDGVVDDVTPGSLICPAPQLCLNGNCTILQCASNADCPAATTCQNGLCK; the protein is encoded by the coding sequence ATGAAAAACCTTCGTGCTTCCTTCCTCAAGGCCCTCCTCCCCCTCGGCGCCCTCCTCGCGATCGCGCCCTTCGGCGGGTGTATCGATTCCGTCATCATCGGCGGCAACGGCGCGTGCAATGCCGACTCCGATTGCGCGCCCGGCCAGTTCTGCGTGAACGGCGCTTGCATCCTGCAGAACGACGGCCCCCAGCCCGAGGTTTGCAATGGTGTCGACGACGATCTCGACGGGCAGATCGACGCCACCCCGAACGGCCCCGTCGTCTGCGCCGACGGGAGCATCTGCGTGAATGGCATGTGCGGCGGCCAGGCGCAATGCAACGAGAACATGCCCTGTCCGCCGAACGCGTATTGCGACGCGAACGGCATGTGCCAGCTCGTGTGCGACTGTCCGCCCGACCATTTCTGCGACATGTTCGGGATGTGTGTCCCGGACCCGGTGTGCAGCGCCCTCCCCGAGCAATGCGACGGCATCGACAACGACTGCGACGGCCAGGTCGACAACCCCACGCCCGGCGCGATCCTCTGCCCGAACGGCGGCGCCTGCATGGCCGGCGCCTGCGTGGTCGTGCATTGCATGACCGACGCGGAGTGCCCGCCTGGCCAGCTCTGCAACCCGATGGCCGGCGTGTGCTTGCCGGGCGGCTGCGTCCCGGCGCCCGAGACCTGCAACGGCCTCGACGACGATTGCAACGGCATCCCCGACAACAACGCGTTCTGCGCCGACGGCAGCGCCTGCGTCAATGGCCAGTGCGGCGGCATGTGCTCGCCCACGCCCGAGCTCTGCGACGGCTACGACAACGATTGCGACGGCCAGATCGACGAGCCCACGCCCGGCACGCTCCTCTGCCCGATGGGCGGCACGTGCGTCAATGGCATGTGCACATTCCAGGGCTGCATGGCCGACGCCGATTGCCCCGCCGGCCATCTCTGTGATCCGGCGACCGGGACGTGCGTCAACCCGAACGGCTGCGTCCCGCAGCCCGAGGCCTGCAACGGCGTCGACGACAACTGCAACGGCTCGATCGACGAGAACACGATCTGCGCCGACGGCACCCTCTGCGTCAATGGCCAGTGCGGCGGCATGTGCATGCCCACGCCCGAGTACTGCAACAACCTCGACGACGATTGCGACGGCCTGGTCGACGATCCCACGCCCGGCGGGCTCTCCCTCTGCCCGAACGGCGGCACCTGCATCATGGGCTCGTGCGTCGTGCAGCCGTGCCAGATCAACGCCGACTGCCCGCTCGGCCAGATCTGCACGCCGAACGGGGTCTGCTTGCCCGGCGGCTGCGTCCCCGCCAACGAGACGTGCGACGGGATCGACAATGACTGCGACGGCGTGGTCGACGACGTCACCCCCGGCTCCTTGATCTGCCCGGCGCCGCAGCTCTGCCTGAACGGCAACTGCACGATCCTGCAATGCGCGAGCAACGCCGACTGCCCGGCGGCCACGACCTGCCAGAACGGCCTCTGCAAGTAA